The following coding sequences are from one Rattus rattus isolate New Zealand chromosome 11, Rrattus_CSIRO_v1, whole genome shotgun sequence window:
- the C11H7orf57 gene encoding uncharacterized protein C7orf57 homolog, which yields MRNTSKEVQSTSYRYAPCDWYYHLPVKRSEKPVGAPPASQIPGLSDMRDSPSVNLPRARRYWIKETDSEYVKLAKQGGRPDLLKHFTPGTRQGSPVAYSLPDWYIHHSKPPTSLQREVPAVSIPEYMVYEEFNPDQANGSYESRQGPFDFDRKTIWQREAEELENVKRKVKLPAINSKNSSKEGTPVSNKDSDKSRLLLPPMPGPKTGSPTNFSKLISNGYKDEWLQQQKADSDRRTPKTSEASVSTQSTEDSKSKSSQDTETPQNPETPEGSEKTPGECVVSPCLYVLVTFCFILRQDLMSLKVTRNCLCFQSCLKLVTILLFHTLRAGFEAQLLCPFFKTSYFLSCIVF from the exons ATGAGGAATACCAGCAAGGAGGTGCAGAGCACCTCTTATCGCTACGCTCCCTGCG ATTGGTATTACCACCTACCCGTGAAGCGTTCCGAGAAGCCTGTGGGTGCCCCACCAGCATCCCAGATCCCAGGGCTCAGCGACATGAGAGACTCCCCAAGTGTGAATTTGCCCCGTGCTCGGAGATACTGGATAAAAGAAACGGACTCGGAGTACGTGAAACTGGCCAAGCAAGGTGGCAGACCTG ATTTGTTGAAGCACTTTACTCCTGGAACCAGACAAGGCTCCCCAGTCGCCTACTCCCTGCCAGACTGGTATATTCACCACAGTAAGCCTCCAACATCTCTCCAGCGAGA AGTCCCTGCGGTCTCCATTCCAGAATACATGGTGTATGAAGAGTTCAACCCCGACCAGGCCAATGGCAGCTATGAGTCCAGACAAGGCCCCTTTGACTTTGACAGGAAAACAATTTGGCAAAGAGAAGCTGAGGAGCTTGAAAATGTGAAGAGAAAG GTGAAACTGCCAGCTATCAATTCCAAGAACTCAAGCAAAGAGGGGACCCCGGTCAGCAACAAAGACTCCGATAAGAGCAGGCTGTTGTTGCCTCCTAT GCCGGGTCCAAAAACTGGTTCACCCACAAACTTTTCCAAACTTATCAGCAATGGCTACAAGGACGAGTGGTTACAGCAGCAGAAGGCTGATTCTGACAGGAGGACTCCAAAGACATCTGAGGCATCTGTGTCCACCCAGTCCACAGAGGACTCTAAAAGTAAAAGTAGCCAGGATACAGAGACGCCCCAAAATCCAGAGACCCCTGAAGGCTCTGAGAAAACTCCAGGTGAGTGTGTTGTTTCTCCCTGTCTGTATGTGTTGGTcacgttttgttttattttgagacaggatcttatgtcACTTAAAGTGACCCGGAACTGCCTATGTTTCCAAAGCTGTCTCAAACTTGTGACAATCCTCCTGTTTCACACTTTAAGGGCTGGCTTCGAGGCCCAGCTCCTTTGCCCATTTTTTAAAACCAGCTATTTCCTTTCTTGTATAGTTTTTTGA